ATATACACACTTACATagttattgactgactgacatctTAAAATTGGGTGCTCAGAAATGAACATGATAGCACAGATGTGGCCTGCTGCAATAAAGGGAAGAAGGCCATCATCTCCCTTGTTTTGCATATTATGATTCCCTAAGGGAAACCAAGAATAGCACTAACTTTTCTGGATATTATTTACTTCATAAGCTTGTGGTCAAGTAAAATCTCAAGACCTTTTTCATAGCAACTATTGTATAAATGTTGTCTGtagctttccttttctctcatgaaCTCTCAGAGAAGATAACCCAAAATGCTCCAATTGCCCTATGTTTACTTTAGaatgaaatacaaactcctccTTAGATCTTATAAATCCCCTCATAGATGGCTCTACTCAACCTAATTAGGATAAATTAATGGGcactaaaaatacaaagaaaaagcaaaaatatcacATGCCTCACCTGATGCCTACAAACACATTTAAGTTTCAACCTTcgttaaaaaaaacctttaggagggggcagctgggtagctcagtgaattgagaaccaggcctagagacgggaggtcctaggttcaaatctggcctcagacacttcccagctgtgtgactctgggcaagtcacttgacccccattgcctacccttaccactcttctgccttggagccaatacatagtattgactccaagacagaaggtaagggtttaaaaaaaaacctttaggaGATCCTACAATATCATCCAGATATCATGTTAAATATCTCTTCTCCTCTGCTAAACTTGAAAAAGTTGCTTCCATACCCTCTTCTCTCACTTAGCCATATTGAATTTGCCTTCTAATCTCATTACTGAACTTTCTCCTAAGTCATTAGTCATATTTTAACTATGAAATATAACTATCTTCCTCATTATGATTCTCTCATTATCTACTGGAGACAAAGAGTCAAAGACAGAGattgagaaacagagaaagagaaagatttataaaaagggagagaaaaagaggaaaagggggatggggagggagaaaggggggggAACATAGGTAgtatgggaggaaaggagaagaaatgggaaaggcAGGAGGAGTAGGAAGGAGGGATCTGCTggagaaggcaggaagggaggggaTTAAGAGTAAATGGAGATGATTTTCTTTGGTAAGCAGAAGGGCTACATCACCATCCAAGAGTGGAGTCGAAGTGACAGTAGGAAATGATAATAGAAGGATATGAGATGGAGAGGAGTGAACAAAAGCATGGTCTTTGCAAAtagtctctattttttttcaggaaaatatgAGGCAAAGTCCTCATCTGAAAGTGTAGGGAGGAATTTTGTAGGAGGTTTGAGCATAGGAGAAAATTTCTAGATAAGCCACTAGAGAGTGGAATAATAAATCTCCTGGGAAGAGGAGTAGGACTGCCTTACTATCATGAATAATTGAAATTATGTAAGATGAATTTGTAGTGGACTCAGTCAGTAGTTCAATGAGAATCTACAGTTCCATTCAGTAGCACATGAGTAGGTAAAAAGGAGATAGTAGTAATTCAGGGTTGGGTTGCCAAGGCATGAACAGCAATAGGTTGGTTCTCTGTTATTTATTCTGTCTCatttaatgtcattttattttttaatctttgataccAAGTTCTGATGATTACTACATTATAACTTTTGTCTGATTGTGCTATGTCTCCTATattcatattttgaaaaaattatttctgtgagaataatttctcaaaatgctttattttccGGTTCCTGGGTGGCACtaagaattattatttattcagaTCATTCAGCACATCTTGTTTGGTAATTCTGGTCCAAGCATCAGGAATCTCACCTCTGCCCTTGAATCTGAACTTGTAATGCTCTTCTAATTGTGATCTGAAGCGACACACAAACCATTTCCAGTAGGGCTGAGCAGATGTGTCTGGAGTGATGCTCCATGTGGCATATTCACCACCTGCCTGACGATAAGACTTAAAAGGGAAAGATTTATCTTTATGACTAGGAGGATAAAATAAATCATCACTTGCTACATCACTGGTACAAAAATTGAGTGAAAACTCATCAGTATTGCACCAATACATGCCATTGACAGCCTGAGAATGATGGAAAGGGACACTGTGGTCCTCACTATGACCTTTGACTGTATTTGTACAGATTGCCTTGCAAAAGGGACATTGCTCCCAGCAGCCACTGAGCTGCTCACAGAGCATAATGTGAATCTCTGGTACAGCTCTCTCTATAAATACATTCTCACAGGCCTTTCCTACATTTTGGATTGTGGTATCCAGGCATTCATTCATGGCTTCTCTGAGGAAATCTATGTCAGTTATCTTCTGGTGTTCAATGCTTCTTAAGTCACCTCTTGGAAAGGTCAAATAACTCCCTAGCTTATTACACAATGTGTCCAGCCACACACAAGCAGAATTGTTTTGATCCTTAGCTACCAGAGTTGACTCCTGAATAGCAGAGAAGATGATGTTCTTAAAATAGTCCAAATtgtaacttaaaatattattcaatttctCAGTTCCTCTATTTCCACAGTATGCTTCAAtctcttttttaatgtaatttttgaaAAAACCTTCTGGTTGATGGATATATTGCCAATAATGCTCAAAATTTTCTTCCTTAGCCAGAGAGATGAGAATATGTTTTTCCAGGTTGGATCGGTTTCCATTGAAGGCAGGACAGTTAGCCCTAATCTCCCCAGCAAGGTCAAGGGCTATCTTTTTCCAGATTGCTATAGGAAGGGAAGCAGTGAGCTTACTCCCCAGAAAGTCAGCAAATGTCGTGATGGAGGTAGCACCTTGGCAGGAAATCTTAAAGCTCATAAAGAAATCCTCTTTCTTGCTTTCCAGATATGTGACAGGATCATGTGCTCTCTTGAATGCTTTGTGCATATCCCAAAAATTAGCTGCTGCTCTTCGACACAAACATAAGGACAAATCCATTTTGTATTCACTTGTAAATGTGCACCGATATTTATTGGATgcagcatcagtttccttatctatcaatCTCAGTATTTCATGGAAATAACTTTTGTTGTAATCCCTTCCCATTTCTGAATAAGATTCAATAGTTTTGTTGACCAGACACATGATGTCTGTGGTAGTTTGCCTTATGATCACCCTATCACTCTCTGCTATGGAGGGAGTATAAAcatgatattttttcttcattttgacatgtttttcaaaatcaatggaaaatgttttccttctggaAGAAGCCTTAAGTTTGCTTAAGACATCGTGCTCCTGTTTAAAATAGTCTAGAAAGACATTCTCAAAATCTACATCAATATTGGGGTGTTCTTCAGGAGGGGAACTTGAGGACACTTCACAGACCCACATTGTCCAAAATTGGTTGAATTTCTCTCTCAGTTCATCCTCACTTAATTCTTTACCCATTACTAAGAGAGCCACATCTCTACTTCTTAACAACAGCTGTTTTTCatattctgatttatttttatctaatttaTCTTGACTTTTCCTGGAACTAAGAAAATCAGCGGACTTTCTGGTGATTTCTGAAACAAGGGTCTCTTTAAGATTTCTAAATTTGTTCTCAAAATTTCCCTTCCACTGAATCAGGATTTCATTGTCTTGGTCTTCATCAAAATATCTTTGAAGTTCTTGCCTGATTGCTTCATATTTTTCTGCAACACTAGCCTCAATAGAACTTCTTGTGAGTTCCTGGATTTCCCCATTTTTAATCTGATTGGTCAGCTGGTTTTCTAAACCCAATACATGACTTCTAAGCTGCCAGGTCCAGTTGTTATACATTGTCTCAAGTTTGCTTATGGCCATGATCTCCCTGGTATTCTTAAAGCTGAAGATGAAGTTTTCATTCACCAAGGCTTTCCACAAATCCTGGATCCGGACTTTTATATCAGACATCTTCAGGATGCTGCCCTTGGATTCTTCTTTGGCAGCCAAAATAATTCCTCTTTTAAGATCCTGGATGTTGTGGCTATAAGTGGGGTTGGGAGCAGCCATTGGCGGATCCCCTTCCCATAGATGAGCAAAATAGTGGACCTGGGTGTTTACATCAAACCGAATGACATCTCTAAAGCAGGTAATATCTGTGCATTGTTCGTGTTCTGCAGCAGTAGCTGCCATTTCATCCAATTTCTCCTGCAgtcttcttctcccttccataTTCTGGTCTTTTGCAGTCATTTCCCCCACATTCTGATGTACAAAGAGACAGCTTGGAGAAATGTTTACTTGCTTCATTCTCAGAAAGGCCTGCACAGCAATTTGCAAGATATCTTGCATTTCTGAAGGATTCTCTCCAAAAATATTGATCAAAGTCAGATTTCCAAGTCCAATGACAAAGGTCGCCAGCTCATTGTCCCGATTCTGTGACTTGTTCATGAGTTCTAGGGCCCGGAGTCCTTCTGTGTCAACCACAAGGACAAAGTCAAAGCCCAGCTCTTTCTGCAGGGTCTCCTCCACCTTCACCAACTGCATGTAGGCTCCTCGTGTGCATCGCCCCGCACTGACATGGAACTGTAAGCCAAACATAGCATTCAGCAGAGTGGACTTCCCTGTGCTTTGCAGACCAAGAACAGAGAGAACAAAGAGTTTTTTGTCTCCAATTTTCTCAATTAATCTGTCAAAAACAGCTGCCACCCACTTCAGAGGTACATAGGAAGCATCCCCATCCATCAGCTCAAGGGGGTACCCAGAAACCATCAGATCAGCAGCaatttgaggaagagagaagaacacAATATGCCTTTGAGATGAAACTTCTTCCAAAGCTTCATAGATCTGGCCAACTTCTCTGAGGAGATGTTCAATACCCAATGAGGAATCCCTGATCTCCTTAGAGACAGTTTCTAGTTCCATTTGGTGGCGTTTTGAGGAGACATTCTTTGATTCCTTTTGGTTTTCTGCCAATGCCTGGGACCACAACTTCTTGTGCCTCTTATAAAGCATTTCCAGGCGTTTTTTGGTCAGGGTGTCCATAAACATGCCCAGCCACTGCAGGAAGTACAATTGAGTTTTGTTGTCTCTCTCTGAGTGAGATTGGAGGACTTCCAACACAGATCGCATTAAGTCATTGAGAGGAAATGCCCTCTTTAGCTGGGTTTGCCTTATTATTTgcttttctgcctcaatttcacTCTTGTGCTGTTCAAGGCTACggttccctttctctctcaggTGAAAAAGTTCCTTATCCTTCTTACACCACTGGTGCCAAAGTTCTCCTTGAAGGGGCagtaatttctccttcatttcagACAATTTCATCTCTTTCATGAGGACCATTAAAGTTTCTGCCTTTCTCTTGGCCTCCTGACACTCCTCTCTATCCAGGTCTATAAGAAAGCCATACCGGCGAGCAACATCTGCACAGTCCTCAAGACTGAGAAAGGGACCTGAAGACTTTAGCAGCCGATTGATGACACTTGTGAGTTCATCTATTAATTCTGCCTCATTTCTATTCCTGATCCCAATTCTCACTTTCTGGCCAGAATTGTTGCTTACAGTATTATCTATGTCatcaaacaaataaaccaaaggTTTTGGTGACTTCCACAGATCCCGGACCATTTTTGTGGTCCTCTCACTTTTATCAGAAGCAGACACAAGGACCACTATGACTGAAGCAATTTCCTGCAGAAATTTGAGCTGTGTCTCATAGTCTTTGGCATCTCCATGGAGATTGGTGAAAGCAACACAgctttcaaatctgtcctcaggtcTTCCCCCTGGGAAGAACCAGGAGATTTCTACCACACCTCCCATCAAGAGGCAGGATTTGTTGCTTCCTCGGCAGTGACGGTGGAAAAAAGTATCATGTTTGTGCTTACTCAGCAGAGAGTTCAAGATCTGAGATTTGGAAGAAGTAGCAGAATTCACAACTCTTATAAAGGACACAATGGGGGTAGGTACTTGGAAGATGAGTTGGTtattaaaattaatgaatttgtcttctttctctgatttctctatCTGTCTCCAGTTTCTCTTGATTTGGCTGAAAGACCAAAGTGGGAATTCTATTACAGAATTAGAGGGATTGGGCACCACAAGAGGGAGAGCAAATTGGCAGATGGAAAATTTGTTAGAAATGTattgtctcatgaagtcatcTGCACAATGAAAAATCATCATCTGGATGTCCATTGGGTGAATGTGGGGCTGGCCTGTGGTCAAGAGGGCAGAGGGTGTGTCACTATCATTAAACAAATCATCATAAGGATCTGAAGTGTCATTCTCAAAGTTTCTGAGAGTCCTGGTCTGACCAGTTGTGTCTCCCTCTATCTTGCAGACCAAATATCTAAGTCTGCAATCCAGCATCAATAGCTTCTGTAGGAAATAAAATGGCAACTGATTCTCTTTGTCTGGCTCAGTGTCATGAACAGAAGTCTTGGAAATCAGATGGAAATCTGCCCGACCCATCTTCCTTGGATAGTAAGGCTCCAGATCAAGCCTCTTGGCTAAGTCTAAAAAGCTGGAATTTATCACTTCATGCTGTTTGATGGTACTTGGTTCTGGTTCACATAACTTCGT
This genomic interval from Gracilinanus agilis isolate LMUSP501 unplaced genomic scaffold, AgileGrace unplaced_scaffold268, whole genome shotgun sequence contains the following:
- the LOC123254617 gene encoding interferon-induced very large GTPase 1-like, whose translation is MSTPRDNAIEPDHEDSGIRDLEKKLQEVGLDPQYWLSKLQECLDVTSVQALQHLEQKEVLTLKSEAKHQWEKRALEKLLQLSSTQGSEEMQEKHWVTVKKRQERAQSVLIELKEMQAAGKSRQEEIVRRKEEELRQAMEIPPEYWPITKKPLTEVIENMERNLSLMEGTLSKRENFPDQELLKRVSGGLALQGIYQTGQPEDLLERREELLSLPENIFLLSPEQGTRMETKEFSSSHEEALFTQNMEKLGFTVSFLAKGGGWGWNLESSTNYTRSSDSREVHRRHSENTYSCLTRFSYVPLACCHFAKDQLYLSRSALQELKQLEKLLIYSNGSETQVLKRRCEAFFQRFGSHVNQGPLHLGGIFWWKAVTEGFRSEELHDVKKQASEALDVYIGGSYSGFGVRVAAGTNISNSQSQMSSHNTNSINLQGRFQLSVFQTGGPPEVDSLPQWKAGLVASNCTWCVIDRGYQLVPVWDIILSNHRQDFQDPLQLTHCLTDTYTALTGLHARTQDGEELLSAIDDAKSFLEEVESWEISELQEKLKKMMNFMQKLSEKTRNYDPWVNICLKNPSLQQFLVDIVNFYKDSPIHEVKFIKSQLRSLLYPHVYQVRDFPQSHTIMQWIFHSAKQQQHIHVTEFDDFIELLEREKNGLLEINPNLEFLGKMEEARRKATYKISSFLSSFLKALKQSGESGTYLLLLSIAVGAGYKEENETFHCLLGRKDLNFLLCEMKEAHEKYQNLNRKRAYMAQAFLLFTGLTVTTSPISVSSEEKKQRLELMQSHMGQSWSKEVLHILSKPRAGHDWETLEKDLNFLIRGEYEATLNCLQMDQVKKELESISQRKTKLCEPEPSTIKQHEVINSSFLDLAKRLDLEPYYPRKMGRADFHLISKTSVHDTEPDKENQLPFYFLQKLLMLDCRLRYLVCKIEGDTTGQTRTLRNFENDTSDPYDDLFNDSDTPSALLTTGQPHIHPMDIQMMIFHCADDFMRQYISNKFSICQFALPLVVPNPSNSVIEFPLWSFSQIKRNWRQIEKSEKEDKFINFNNQLIFQVPTPIVSFIRVVNSATSSKSQILNSLLSKHKHDTFFHRHCRGSNKSCLLMGGVVEISWFFPGGRPEDRFESCVAFTNLHGDAKDYETQLKFLQEIASVIVVLVSASDKSERTTKMVRDLWKSPKPLVYLFDDIDNTVSNNSGQKVRIGIRNRNEAELIDELTSVINRLLKSSGPFLSLEDCADVARRYGFLIDLDREECQEAKRKAETLMVLMKEMKLSEMKEKLLPLQGELWHQWCKKDKELFHLREKGNRSLEQHKSEIEAEKQIIRQTQLKRAFPLNDLMRSVLEVLQSHSERDNKTQLYFLQWLGMFMDTLTKKRLEMLYKRHKKLWSQALAENQKESKNVSSKRHQMELETVSKEIRDSSLGIEHLLREVGQIYEALEEVSSQRHIVFFSLPQIAADLMVSGYPLELMDGDASYVPLKWVAAVFDRLIEKIGDKKLFVLSVLGLQSTGKSTLLNAMFGLQFHVSAGRCTRGAYMQLVKVEETLQKELGFDFVLVVDTEGLRALELMNKSQNRDNELATFVIGLGNLTLINIFGENPSEMQDILQIAVQAFLRMKQVNISPSCLFVHQNVGEMTAKDQNMEGRRRLQEKLDEMAATAAEHEQCTDITCFRDVIRFDVNTQVHYFAHLWEGDPPMAAPNPTYSHNIQDLKRGIILAAKEESKGSILKMSDIKVRIQDLWKALVNENFIFSFKNTREIMAISKLETMYNNWTWQLRSHVLGLENQLTNQIKNGEIQELTRSSIEASVAEKYEAIRQELQRYFDEDQDNEILIQWKGNFENKFRNLKETLVSEITRKSADFLSSRKSQDKLDKNKSEYEKQLLLRSRDVALLVMGKELSEDELREKFNQFWTMWVCEVSSSSPPEEHPNIDVDFENVFLDYFKQEHDVLSKLKASSRRKTFSIDFEKHVKMKKKYHVYTPSIAESDRVIIRQTTTDIMCLVNKTIESYSEMGRDYNKSYFHEILRLIDKETDAASNKYRCTFTSEYKMDLSLCLCRRAAANFWDMHKAFKRAHDPVTYLESKKEDFFMSFKISCQGATSITTFADFLGSKLTASLPIAIWKKIALDLAGEIRANCPAFNGNRSNLEKHILISLAKEENFEHYWQYIHQPEGFFKNYIKKEIEAYCGNRGTEKLNNILSYNLDYFKNIIFSAIQESTLVAKDQNNSACVWLDTLCNKLGSYLTFPRGDLRSIEHQKITDIDFLREAMNECLDTTIQNVGKACENVFIERAVPEIHIMLCEQLSGCWEQCPFCKAICTNTVKGHSEDHSVPFHHSQAVNGMYWCNTDEFSLNFCTSDVASDDLFYPPSHKDKSFPFKSYRQAGGEYATWSITPDTSAQPYWKWFVCRFRSQLEEHYKFRFKGRGEIPDAWTRITKQDVLNDLNK